DNA from Dietzia lutea:
TCATCTGGCTGCTGACCGCGGGCGTGTGGCTGTTCCTGGGTTATGTGCTCGCCGGGATCCTCGCGTGCATCCTCATCATCACGATCCCGTTCGGGGTCGCGAGCTTCCGGATCGCCGCCTACGTCCTGTGGCCGTTCGGCCGCGAGGTCGTCGACCGGGGGCGGCCCGGCGGGGCGAGCACGGTCGGCAACGTCATCTGGTTCCTGGTGGCGGGACTGTGGCTGGCGATCGGCCACGTCGCCACGGCGCTCGCCCAGGCGGTGACGATCATCGGCCTGCCGCTGGCGTGGGCGAACCTCAAGCTCATCCCGGTGACGTGTTTCCCGTTCGGCAAGGAGATCGTGCGCTCCGACCGGGCGGCGATGGTGCCGGTCGCCTCCCGCTGACCACCCGCCCCGGCCGGCCGGGTCAGTCCTCGACGCCCGGCTGGTGGTGACTGGCGATCGACACCCGGTTGAAGGCGTTGATGAGCACGATCGTCCACTCCAGCGCCGAGAGCTGCTCGTCGGAGAAGTGGTCGGCGGCTGCCGCCGTCGCGGCAGCGCGTTCGTCGGCGTCGTCCAGGCGTGTCAACGTCTCGGCCAGTCGCAACGCCGCCCGCTCGGTGTCGCCGAAGGCGTCGAGTTCGCGCCATGCGGGCAGCAGGTCGAGCCGCCCCTGCGACACCCCGGCCTCGCGGGCGGACGGTACGTGGGTGGCCAGGCAGGCCGCGCAGCCGTTGATCTGCGACACGCGCACGTTGACCAGCTCGAGCAGCGCCTCCTCCAACCCGGCCTCGTGGGAGGCCTGCCGGGACGCGACGGCGGTACGGACGAGCTGCTTGTAGACCTCGCGCTGGGTCCGGTCCAGCTGCGGGACCCCCATGTCAGCCGTCCTCCGCGCCGATCCGGGCGCGGTCGTCGTCGGTCGCGTCGCGGTACGCCCCCGCGAACTCGTCGGCGTTCTCGCCGAGGAACCCCTCCACCATCGAGCACACGGGGACGATCGTCACCCCCTCGTCGCGGGTCGCCTCGACCGCACCGCGCACGAGCGCGGTACCGAGGCCCCGGCCTCCGAACTCCTCGCCGACCACGGTGTGGTGGAAGATGCGCTCCCCGCCGATCTCGCGGAAGTCGGCGTGGCCGGCGACCTCGCCGGAGGTGTCCCGGGTCTCGAACGCCTCGCGCGAGTCGGAGTGCTCGACGGTCACGGTGGTGCCGCTGCTGTCGGTGTACTCGGTCATCGGTGTTCTCCCTGCTCGGTGGTCCGTGCACGCGGGTCGGGATTGACCCGCGGCCTGAGGGTGGTGTTGGGCAGTGTGGGCGCGGGCAGCCGGGTCAGACCCCGGGGGTCGTGGCCGATGTAGCCGTCCACGCGGCCGAAGCGGTCGGAGCCGGCCTCCCACAGCTCGCGGTAGTGGACGATCTCGTCGTGCGTCCGCCCGATGAAGTTCCACCACATGATGATCTCCTCGGAGAACGGTGTGCCACCGATGAGGATCGCGCGGCCGGCGGTGGTGCCGGTGTTGCGGATGGTCAGCGTGGTCTCGCCGACGCCCGTGTAGGCGAGTTCGGTGACCCGCACCCGCACGCCCTCGAGCGTGAGGTCGCCGCTGTCCGCGAGCAGGCCGTGTTCGAATTCCGGGTCCACGTCGAGGGTCAGCTCGGCGCCGGGGTCGAGCCGGATCTCCGCCGCGACGAGGGGGGTGTAGGTGGGGACCGACGACGACGAGCCCATCAGTGACCCCATGAAGACCTGCATCGATCCGCCCTCGAGAGCGGTGGTGTCGGCCACGAAGTGGTCGAACCTGCGGCCACCCACGTCGCGGTGCGACTCGGGGAGCACCGTCCAGAGCTGCACTCCGTGCAGCATGGTGGTGTCCTGGGTCGACACCTCGGTGTGACAGATGCCCGACCCGGCGGTCATGAGGTTGACCTCCCCGGGCCGCACGACGGCGTGGTTGTCGCCGGAGTCGTGGTGGGTGATGTTGCCCTCGAACAGCCAGCTCACGGTCTGCAGGCCGGTGTGCGGGTGTGAGGGGACGTCCATGCCGCCGCTGACGGAGACGTCGTCGGGCCCGTAGTGGTCGACAAAGCAGAAGGCGCCGATGAGGGACCGCTGCCGCTGCGGGAGGGTCCGGCGGACGGTCATCGCGCGCGGTCCCCCCAGGGGGACGTCGCGGGCCGTGATGATCTCCACGGCGGCGCCGCCGGGCCGTGGGCCGTCGGGCGCGCCGCCGGCCTCGCACTCGATCTCCTCGGGCCGGGGGTCGAGGTTGGTCATTCGACCACCTCGCGCATCTGCTCACGGGCGTCGGCCTCCTGCCGCCGCAACTCGAGCTTCCGGGCGTTGATCTTCCCGCCCAGCGCCAGGACGAGCGCCTTGTCGACCAGCGGCACCGGCAGGTGGTCCAGCAGCCGGCGGGTCAGCTCCCAGCGCACGGCGTAGCGGTGACGCGGCCGGGCGGTGGTGCCGGCGCGCCACACGGCCTCGGCGAGCACGGACGGGTCGGTGGCCTTGTCGTCCTCCCCGGCGGCCATCTCGCCCATCACGGCGGCCATGGCCGCGAACGGCGAGCCGGGCACGGTCGATTCCTGGAAGCGCCGCCGGATGGAGGCGGTCATGCCGGTGCGGAACGGGCCCGGCTGGACGAGGACGACGTCCATCCCGAGGAACATCAGTTCGCGGCGCAGGGCGTCACCGTAGGCCTCTATCGCGTGCTTGCTCATCGCGTAGGCGCCGTTCATCGGCATCCCGTGCTGCGGGCCGGTCTCGGAGCTGATGAGCACCACGCGTCCGCCGGTCTCACGTAACAGGTCCCACAGGGCGTGGACGGTGCGGACGGTGCCCATGACGTTCACGTCGAGCACCTGCTGCACACGCTGCGGGTCGGTCTCGGCGAGCGGGCCGATCCCCAGGACCCCCGCGAAGGTGACGACGAGGTCGAGCCGACCGAAGTCCTCCCGCACGCGGTCGGCCATGGTGGAGAGCGAGTCGGGATCGGTGACGTCCGCGGCGACGGGCGTGATCCCCGGCCCGCCGGCCGGGGCCGTCAGGTCGACCGCGACGACTCGCCAGCCGCGACCGGCGTAGAGCACGGCGGTGGCGGCACCGAGGCCGCCGCCCGCCCCGGTGATGACGACGACGGGAGCGGCGGAATCACTGTGGTCCATACCACGACGGTACCGGCGGAACCGGCCCGGGTGGGCCGCTAACGGCGGCTCAGACCGTGGCCCCGAGGCCGAGCTTGCCGGCCAGTCGGTCGATGTAGCCCAGCACCTCCTCCTCGGACCGGTCCGGGGTGCCGTAGACGAGCTCGTGCACACCGAGTTCGCGGTATGCCTCGATCTTCTCCGGGACCGGCTTGCCGTCGAGGACGACGATGTAGGGCTCGCCCTCGCGCCCGGCCTCGGCCCACAGTTCGCGCAGTCTGCGCACGCTGCCGGAGATGTCCTGGGAGATGGGCGTGGTCATCCAGCCGTCGGCGCTACGGCAGATCCACTTGAGGTTCTTCTCGTTCCCCGCCGCGCCCACCAGCGTGAGCGGGCCGGGCGTGCGGGCGGTCTTGGGCCACGCCCAGCTGGGGCCGAAGTCGACGAACTCGCCGTGATACTCGGCCTCGTCCTCCGTCCACAGCTCCCGCATGGCCTCGAGGTACTCCCGCAGCATGGTGCGGCGCCGACCCGGCGGGACGTTGTGATCCGCCATCTCGTCGAGGTTCCAGCCGTAGCCCACGCCCAGGACGGCCCGGCCGTCGGAGAGGTGATCGACGGATGCGATGGTCTTGGCCAGCGTGATGGGGTCGCTCTCCACCGGGATGGACACGGCCGTGCCCAGCCGGATGGTCGAGGTCACCGCCGCGGCGGCACCCAGGGCGACCCACGGATCGAGGGTCCGGCTGTAGCGCTCGTCGGGCAGCTCGGCGCCCCCGGTGCCCGGGTGCGCCGCCTCGCGTCGCACGGGGATGTGCGTGTGCTCGGGCACGTAGAAGGCCGAGAACCCGGCCCGCTCCGCGGCGAGCGCCGCGGCGTGTGGCCGGATGCCCCGGTCGCTCGTGAACAGCGTCAGTCCGAATTCCATGCGCTCTCCCTCGTCTGGTCCCCCACCTGCGCCGACACCTGATCAGACAGGTGTCCAGCGGGCGTGCCGACAGACTAGCGCACGACGGCGGCGGTCGGGCAGGCCTCGCCCGGCGCGCACTCCGCGGGGTCGCCCGGCTGCGACCGCAGACGCTGCATGGTGTGGTCCGAGACGTACCGAAAGATCTCGTTACCCGGCGTGGTGCGCGACAGCGCGTCGGCGGCCAGCAGCACCACCGCGGCGGTCCACGTGCTCAGCTCGACGGGCCACCGCTTGCCGTCCGCGAAGACGAGGCCGGTCCAGTACGAACCGTCGTCGTCCCGCAGGTGCTGCATGTTGGTGAACTGCTGCAGCGCCTGCTCGTGCCGACCCGCGGCCTCGAGCGCGAGCACCAGCTCGCAGGTCTCCGCGCCCGTGACCCACGGACGGTGGTCGACACAGCGGATGCCGAGGCCGTCCACCACGAAGTCGTCCCAGCGGGAATCGAGCCGAGCCTGCGCCTGCTCCCCCACCATGACGCCGGCCAGGACGGGGTAGTACCAGTCCATGGAGAACTCGTCCTTGGGCGTGAAGAGCTCCGGGTGCGCGCGCAGCGCGTGGCCCAGCCGGTCGGCGGCCGCGTCCCAGTCCGGCGCCGTCTCCCCCAGCTCCTCCGCGATCGCGACGCCGCACCGCAGCGAATGATGGATGCTCGACGACCCGGTCACCAGGGCCTCGTCGCAGAAGCCCTCCGGCCCGGCGCCCCACCACATCTGCCCGTCCGGCCCCTGGAACGTCAGCACCAGGTCGAGCGCGCGGCGCACGGTCGGCCACATCGACTCGAGGAACCCCGGGGCCCCGCTCACCAGGTGGTGGTGCCAGACCCCCACCGCGACGTAGGCGCAGAAGTTGGAGTCGACGTCCGAGTCCACGATCCGGTCGGCCTGCCACTTGATCGGCCACGAACCGTCCGGGCGCTGGGTGTCGCGGAGGAACCCGTAGGCCCGCTCGGCGGCCTCCCACTGCCCGGCGACGGACAGGCCCATCGCCGACTCGACGTGATCCCACGGGTCGGTGTGCCCGCCGGTGAACCAGGGGATCTCGCCGTTGGACTTCTGCACTGAGGCGATCCACTCGCCGGTGGCGCGGACCGCGTCGGCATCGAGGACGCCCGGCACGCTCGGCACCGGCCGGGGGCGGGACACGCCGTTGCTACGGGTCTGCACGGACGATCAGGCCTCCGTGGGCTTACGCAAATAGAACACGATGGACTTACCCATCACCGGGTTGAGCACCCTCTCGGCGGTGCGTGTGATCCACGGGCCCTTCATGAGATCCCACACGAGCAGCTTGTGGTACGCCTTGGGCAGCGGATGGTCCTCGTTCTCCGTGCCCACCGCGCACTTGAGCCACCAGTACGGCGCGTGCAGGGCGTGCGCGTAACCGGTACCCGTGACCTCGAGGCCTGCGGCACGGAGCTTGTAGCCCAGCTCCTCGGCCGTGTAGATCCGGCAGTGGCCACCCGGGTTGGAGTGGTAGGCGTCCGACAGCTTCCAGCACAGCTTCTCCGGCCACTCCCGCGGCACGGTCACCGCGGCGACCCCGCCGGGCTTGAGGATGCGCACGAGCTCGTCGATCGCCCTGGTGTCCTCCGGAACGTGCTCGAGCACCTCGGAGATGAGCACCAGGTCGAACGTCGCGTCCTCGTACGGCATGTCGAGCGCGTCGCCGGTGACGGCCACGCCCTTCGAGGTGGGCAGGCCCTCCCCCTCGGCGTCCATGGCCGCCAGCATGTCCGAGACCTGCTGCATCTCGTCGGCGTTCTGATCGAACGCGGTGACGTCCGCCCCACGCCTGTAGAGCTCGAAGGTGTGGCGGCCGAGACCGGCGCCCACGTCGATGGCTCGCATGCCCGGGGTAACCCCCAGACGGTCGAAGTCAGCGGTCAGCATGCGGCGTCCTCCTGCTCACGGATGTCGTACTCACCGGATTCCGGGAGCACCTCGGGCGCGTCGTCGGTGACGTGCTCGTCGATCTCGGTCTGATCCGGCCCGAGGACCGGCCCCGCCGACAGGTCCGGCAGCGCCTCGCCGCGGACCCGGGCGATCGCCGCCTCGTAGACCTCGACGGTCCGGCGGGCGACGGCCGCCCAACTGTAGCGCTCCATCACCCTCGCGCGGCCACCCTTCGACAGCCGGTCG
Protein-coding regions in this window:
- a CDS encoding GNAT family N-acetyltransferase → MTEYTDSSGTTVTVEHSDSREAFETRDTSGEVAGHADFREIGGERIFHHTVVGEEFGGRGLGTALVRGAVEATRDEGVTIVPVCSMVEGFLGENADEFAGAYRDATDDDRARIGAEDG
- a CDS encoding carboxymuconolactone decarboxylase family protein, with the protein product MGVPQLDRTQREVYKQLVRTAVASRQASHEAGLEEALLELVNVRVSQINGCAACLATHVPSAREAGVSQGRLDLLPAWRELDAFGDTERAALRLAETLTRLDDADERAAATAAAADHFSDEQLSALEWTIVLINAFNRVSIASHHQPGVED
- a CDS encoding prenyltransferase yields the protein MQTRSNGVSRPRPVPSVPGVLDADAVRATGEWIASVQKSNGEIPWFTGGHTDPWDHVESAMGLSVAGQWEAAERAYGFLRDTQRPDGSWPIKWQADRIVDSDVDSNFCAYVAVGVWHHHLVSGAPGFLESMWPTVRRALDLVLTFQGPDGQMWWGAGPEGFCDEALVTGSSSIHHSLRCGVAIAEELGETAPDWDAAADRLGHALRAHPELFTPKDEFSMDWYYPVLAGVMVGEQAQARLDSRWDDFVVDGLGIRCVDHRPWVTGAETCELVLALEAAGRHEQALQQFTNMQHLRDDDGSYWTGLVFADGKRWPVELSTWTAAVVLLAADALSRTTPGNEIFRYVSDHTMQRLRSQPGDPAECAPGEACPTAAVVR
- a CDS encoding YccF domain-containing protein, which gives rise to MRSVLTVILNIIWLLTAGVWLFLGYVLAGILACILIITIPFGVASFRIAAYVLWPFGREVVDRGRPGGASTVGNVIWFLVAGLWLAIGHVATALAQAVTIIGLPLAWANLKLIPVTCFPFGKEIVRSDRAAMVPVASR
- a CDS encoding LLM class F420-dependent oxidoreductase, whose amino-acid sequence is MEFGLTLFTSDRGIRPHAAALAAERAGFSAFYVPEHTHIPVRREAAHPGTGGAELPDERYSRTLDPWVALGAAAAVTSTIRLGTAVSIPVESDPITLAKTIASVDHLSDGRAVLGVGYGWNLDEMADHNVPPGRRRTMLREYLEAMRELWTEDEAEYHGEFVDFGPSWAWPKTARTPGPLTLVGAAGNEKNLKWICRSADGWMTTPISQDISGSVRRLRELWAEAGREGEPYIVVLDGKPVPEKIEAYRELGVHELVYGTPDRSEEEVLGYIDRLAGKLGLGATV
- a CDS encoding class I SAM-dependent methyltransferase; protein product: MLTADFDRLGVTPGMRAIDVGAGLGRHTFELYRRGADVTAFDQNADEMQQVSDMLAAMDAEGEGLPTSKGVAVTGDALDMPYEDATFDLVLISEVLEHVPEDTRAIDELVRILKPGGVAAVTVPREWPEKLCWKLSDAYHSNPGGHCRIYTAEELGYKLRAAGLEVTGTGYAHALHAPYWWLKCAVGTENEDHPLPKAYHKLLVWDLMKGPWITRTAERVLNPVMGKSIVFYLRKPTEA
- a CDS encoding SDR family NAD(P)-dependent oxidoreductase; this translates as MDHSDSAAPVVVITGAGGGLGAATAVLYAGRGWRVVAVDLTAPAGGPGITPVAADVTDPDSLSTMADRVREDFGRLDLVVTFAGVLGIGPLAETDPQRVQQVLDVNVMGTVRTVHALWDLLRETGGRVVLISSETGPQHGMPMNGAYAMSKHAIEAYGDALRRELMFLGMDVVLVQPGPFRTGMTASIRRRFQESTVPGSPFAAMAAVMGEMAAGEDDKATDPSVLAEAVWRAGTTARPRHRYAVRWELTRRLLDHLPVPLVDKALVLALGGKINARKLELRRQEADAREQMREVVE
- a CDS encoding pirin family protein, with protein sequence MTNLDPRPEEIECEAGGAPDGPRPGGAAVEIITARDVPLGGPRAMTVRRTLPQRQRSLIGAFCFVDHYGPDDVSVSGGMDVPSHPHTGLQTVSWLFEGNITHHDSGDNHAVVRPGEVNLMTAGSGICHTEVSTQDTTMLHGVQLWTVLPESHRDVGGRRFDHFVADTTALEGGSMQVFMGSLMGSSSSVPTYTPLVAAEIRLDPGAELTLDVDPEFEHGLLADSGDLTLEGVRVRVTELAYTGVGETTLTIRNTGTTAGRAILIGGTPFSEEIIMWWNFIGRTHDEIVHYRELWEAGSDRFGRVDGYIGHDPRGLTRLPAPTLPNTTLRPRVNPDPRARTTEQGEHR